One window from the genome of Nicotiana tomentosiformis chromosome 5, ASM39032v3, whole genome shotgun sequence encodes:
- the LOC104106682 gene encoding ethylene-responsive transcription factor ERF017-like — protein MVKPTKSSDDISSSSSSSSLKYKGVRKRKWGKWVSEVRLPNSRERIWLGSYDTAEKAARAFDAAQFCLRGEAAKLNFPDNPPDILNGRSMSAAEIQMAAARFANSDPEPQESISGPTDSSGLSYSSLSSSSELLHAESPSTSISDGMVQPDGELTEMLLDSKFLDLFFSLGTANNEYDFGTFSEFSDLTGDHFLPALTDMDSEKENYDGCSLHGSFLWNF, from the coding sequence ATGGTGAAGCCCACAAAATCATCTGACGAtatctcatcatcttcttcttcttcgtcctTAAAGTACAAAGGAGTGCGTAAGagaaaatggggaaaatgggttTCTGAAGTTAGACTACCTAACAGCAGGGAAAGAATTTGGTTGGGTTCTTATGATACAGCAGAAAAAGCTGCTCGGGCATTCGACGCTGCCCAATTTTGCTTGCGTGGCGAAGCGGCAAAACTTAATTTCCCGGATAATCCGCCGGATATTTTGAATGGGAGGTCTATGAGCGCCGCCGAAATTCAGATGGCAGCAGCCCGGTTTGCCAACTCGGATCCGGAGCCCCAGGAAAGCATTTCGGGTCCGACGGATAGTTCGGGTCTTTCTTATTCTTCTTTATCGTCGTCTTCTGAATTGCTACACGCAGAGTCGCCATCTACGTCGATTTCGGATGGGATGGTCCAACCGGATGGTGAATTGACCGAAATGCTTCTTGATTCTAAATTTTTGGACCTGTTTTTCTCGTTAGGAACTGCCAATAACGAGTATGATTTTGGGACTTTCTCGGAATTTAGCGATCTCACGGGTGACCATTTTTTACCAGCGTTGACCGATATGGACTCTGAGAAAGAGAACTATGATGGCTGCTCTTTACATGGATCTTTCCTTTGGAACTTTTGA